In the Drosophila takahashii strain IR98-3 E-12201 chromosome 3R, DtakHiC1v2, whole genome shotgun sequence genome, one interval contains:
- the LOC108059676 gene encoding uncharacterized protein, giving the protein MLRDIFLYLVLIVLFCFIFMAQLIVNVYAFQRQPSPHKAERNEIIFV; this is encoded by the coding sequence ATGCTGCGCGATATCTTTCTGTATTTAGTTCTaatcgttttattttgcttcatTTTCATGGCGCAGTTAATCGTCAACGTTTACGCGTTCCAGCGCCAGCCGTCGCCCCACAAAGCGGAGCGCaatgaaattatatttgtCTAG